GCGTGCTGGCCGTGGCCGTCTTCAATCTGGCCGTGGCCTGGGCGCAGCTCAGCACCAGCACGTCGCGCGCGGCGGTGCTGACTTTCACCATGCCGATGATGTCGGCGCTGCTGGCGTGGCTGGTGCTGGGCGAACGCCTGGATCGCCGGCGCGGCCTGGCGCTGCTGCTGGGCGCGTGCGGCGTCGCCGTGCTGGCCTGGCCGGTGCTGCAGGCGGTATTCGGCGGTAACGACGTGGCCGCTGCGAAGGGGCTGGTGTTTCCGCTGGTGGCGGCCTTCGGGTGGGCGGCCGGCACCGTGTATCTGAAGCGCTGGCCTGTCGCGGGCAACCGCATCGTGATCACGGCGTGGCAGCTCGTCGTCGGCGCCGCCTGCGCCTTGGCCGGCGCGCTGATCGCGGGCGAATCGTTTCCCACGCACGGGTGGACCGCCAGCGTCGCGGGGGCGCTATCGTTTCACATCATTTTGGGCACCGCGGTCGCGTACTGGCTGTGGTTCGTGTTGAGCGAACGCGTCAGCGCCACCGTCGCCGCGCTGACCACGCTGATGGTGCCGGTCGTGGGTGTGCTGGGCGCGATGGCGCTGGTGGGCGACCGGCCGGCCCCGGCGGACTGGTGGGGCTTCGCCTTCGTGATGGCCGGGGCGGGGCTGATCGTCCTGAACCTGGGTCAGCGGCGCGCCTGATCCTAAGCCCGAATGGCCGCCGGCGACGGCATCCACGAGCCGTGCAGCCCGGCGGGTACGCGGCGCGGCAGGCGCACCTGCGCGACCGGCCCGGCAGCCAGGTCGCGCGCGTCCAGCACGATGAACCGGCCGCCCGCGTCGTCTTGCGCATGCACGAAGCTCAGGATGTAGCCGTCCGCTTCGCCCGCGCCGGCGGGATCGGCGGCGAACACCGGTTCGCACGCGGTCTGTCCGGCGGGCAGGCGGTACACGGTCTTCTCATTCGTCTCGACGTCGTAGCGGGCAAAGGCCTCGAAGGCGCCAGGCTGCGGCGTTTCGCCCGGACGCGGATCGCGCAGCCCGGCATAACAGAATCGCGTGCGCCGGCCCAGCCACGCGTCGTTGACCCGGCCAAACTCGCAGGGCTGGTCGTCCAGCGTCTCGTCGTCCACGCGTCCGCTCGCCATATCGATGCGCAGCCGGTGCATTTCAAGCCGCTTGCGCGACGTGGGCCCGTAGCCATCGTGCCAGGGCAGCACCGCCTCGATCACGTTGCCGTCCGCGTAGGCATTGGCGACGTGCCAATTGAAGAAGGGGGCGGCTTCGATCCACCGGATCTGCGCCGCGTCGGTACAGTCGCGCGGCACCAGCAGCACCTGCGTGCCGCGTTGCGGCTCCCAGCCGGGCGCCGCGGGTCCGCGGCTGAAGTCGAACACCAGCGGGCACACAAACGCCACCACGTGGGTGGCGGTCAGGCCGATATCGTGAACCAGCGCCGGCCAGGGCGATGCAAACGCCACCTGCCGGTCTACCCGGCCGGTGGCGTCCAACCGCATGTACTCAAGCGTGCCCGCCATGAGGTCGTAATTGATCGCCAGCATCTCGCCGGTCAGCGGATCGATCTTGGGATGCGCGGAGAATGCGCCCGTGAGCTTGCCCTGGAACGTGTTGGCGCCGACCGTGCCCAGCGCGTCGTCCAGTTCGTACGGGCAGCCGCCTTCGTACAGCGCGTGGATGCGGCCGGCGTGGCGCAGCACGTTGGTGTTGGCCAGGTTGGCATACGGCGGCGGGCCGAACGTCGGGTTGTAAATGCGGTGGCCCGCGTCTCGTTCTTCCTGGAGTTCGGCGGTCAGCACCCAGCGGTTGCGGTAGCGCGCGCGGCCGCCGTCCAGGTAGAGCGCGTGGACCATGCCCGTGCCGTCGAAGGGATAGGCGTAGCCGGGGCTGGGTTCGAATTGCGGATTGGGTCCGTTGCGCATGAAGACGCCGGACAGGCCGGGGGGCAGCGCGCCTTCGATGGGCAGATCCGCGTCGTCGCGTTCGTCGAAGACCGGCGCGAAGGCGCGGGACAGGGCGGGGTTGTCGCTGTGCCAGGGTTGCATGTGACCTCCAGGCCGAGGCCGCGCGCCGGGTTGAAACGACGGCCTGCGCACAGATCGGGCAGGCAGGCGGCGGCAAAAGTCCGTTATATCCGCCCGGGCCGTCTGGAAAAAGCCGAGTTAACCATGAGGGGAACCGCGCTGCGCCTGACGTTTGCGCAACCGTTCCCGCACCATTTCGGCCCCGCTGACCAGGGTGATTCCCGCCAGCACCATCACCGCGCCGATCACGAAGCCCGCATCCAGCGGTTCATCAAGAATCAGCACGCCGAAGCTGACGCCGAACAGCGGCGTCATGAACGACAGGATGGACAGGCGGGACGCCAGATACCGGCGCAGCAGCCAGAACCAGACCAGATAACTGGTCAGCGCGACGACGACCGACTGGAAGGCGACGCTGAGCATGGCCGCCGGGGTGTAGCGGATGCCCTGATGGTCGGTGGCGGCCGCGAAGGCCAGCAGGCCCACCGAGGCCACGGCCATCTGATAGAAAAGCGTCTTGGCCGGCGCGGCTTCGGACAGCGATGTCTTGCGGATCGCCACCGTCGTGGCGCCCCACAGCAGCCCGGCCAGCAACCCCATCGCGTCGCCCAGCAGCATGTTGCGCGCGCCGTCGTGCGCCAACGGCTGGCCGCCCTTGACCAGGAATGCGACCGCGATGCCGCAAAAGGCCAGCGCCACGCCAACCCACTGCAACGGCTTCAAACGCTCTTCGGGCAGCAGCCAATGCAGGCCCAGCGCCGCGAAGATGGGCGCGGTGTACAGGAACACCGACATGTGCGAGGCCGTGGTGTAGACCAGCCCTTGCGCGACGAACAGGAATTCGCCGGCAAACAGCAGGCCCACGATCAGGCCGGGCACGAGCGTGCCGTCGGTGAATGCGCGCTGTTTCTCGGCGCGCCACACCACCACGGCCAGCACCAGCGCCGCGAAGGTCGAGCGCAGCCCGATCTGCATGATGGGCGCGATATCGTCCGCGACCAGCTTGATGGCGATCTGCTGGAACCCCCAGCACACGCACAGCGCCAGCATGGCGCCGGTGGCCAGCGTGTCCAGCGGCAGGCGCAGCGGTTTGGCGGCGGCGACGCTCACGGCAGTTCGGCGGGGTAGCTGTCCAGCGCCAGGCCGATCTGCTGGCGCAGGTCCCACTCGGCCAGCGAGGCTTGCACCGGTCCGTAGAACGCGCCGTCGCGGGCGACGAACATGGCGGGCAGGTGGAAGACCTCGTAGCGCTCGACCAGGCCGCGGTTGTCGCCGGCGTCGATCCAGCAGATGCGCTCGACCGGCAGTTCCACGGCGGGAAGCTGCTCGCGCGCCACGCGGCAGGTGCCGCAGGTGCGGCTGTGAAAAACGATGAGC
The DNA window shown above is from Achromobacter spanius and carries:
- a CDS encoding thioredoxin family protein; this translates as MEQIELNDSTADRFLLDARGLSLIVFHSRTCGTCRVAREQLPAVELPVERICWIDAGDNRGLVERYEVFHLPAMFVARDGAFYGPVQASLAEWDLRQQIGLALDSYPAELP
- a CDS encoding DMT family transporter, producing the protein MRLIPVALALFWGLNWPAVKIILSIFPPFTLRVLGLGSGALLLLLLAGAKRLPLLPPRSAWPGIAVGGVLAVAVFNLAVAWAQLSTSTSRAAVLTFTMPMMSALLAWLVLGERLDRRRGLALLLGACGVAVLAWPVLQAVFGGNDVAAAKGLVFPLVAAFGWAAGTVYLKRWPVAGNRIVITAWQLVVGAACALAGALIAGESFPTHGWTASVAGALSFHIILGTAVAYWLWFVLSERVSATVAALTTLMVPVVGVLGAMALVGDRPAPADWWGFAFVMAGAGLIVLNLGQRRA
- a CDS encoding DMT family transporter gives rise to the protein MLALCVCWGFQQIAIKLVADDIAPIMQIGLRSTFAALVLAVVVWRAEKQRAFTDGTLVPGLIVGLLFAGEFLFVAQGLVYTTASHMSVFLYTAPIFAALGLHWLLPEERLKPLQWVGVALAFCGIAVAFLVKGGQPLAHDGARNMLLGDAMGLLAGLLWGATTVAIRKTSLSEAAPAKTLFYQMAVASVGLLAFAAATDHQGIRYTPAAMLSVAFQSVVVALTSYLVWFWLLRRYLASRLSILSFMTPLFGVSFGVLILDEPLDAGFVIGAVMVLAGITLVSGAEMVRERLRKRQAQRGSPHG
- a CDS encoding carotenoid oxygenase family protein, with protein sequence MQPWHSDNPALSRAFAPVFDERDDADLPIEGALPPGLSGVFMRNGPNPQFEPSPGYAYPFDGTGMVHALYLDGGRARYRNRWVLTAELQEERDAGHRIYNPTFGPPPYANLANTNVLRHAGRIHALYEGGCPYELDDALGTVGANTFQGKLTGAFSAHPKIDPLTGEMLAINYDLMAGTLEYMRLDATGRVDRQVAFASPWPALVHDIGLTATHVVAFVCPLVFDFSRGPAAPGWEPQRGTQVLLVPRDCTDAAQIRWIEAAPFFNWHVANAYADGNVIEAVLPWHDGYGPTSRKRLEMHRLRIDMASGRVDDETLDDQPCEFGRVNDAWLGRRTRFCYAGLRDPRPGETPQPGAFEAFARYDVETNEKTVYRLPAGQTACEPVFAADPAGAGEADGYILSFVHAQDDAGGRFIVLDARDLAAGPVAQVRLPRRVPAGLHGSWMPSPAAIRA